A single genomic interval of Chryseobacterium paludis harbors:
- a CDS encoding response regulator transcription factor gives MKKIIIADDEHKILMSLEYSFKKNGYDVFIARDGTEVLEFLKDMVPDVILLDIMMPNLDGYSTLEIIKEQERLKNTKVIFLSAKNNPKDIERGLKMGADAYVTKPYSIKKLMQQIEELFEV, from the coding sequence ATGAAAAAGATAATCATAGCAGACGATGAGCACAAAATATTAATGTCCCTGGAGTACAGTTTTAAGAAAAACGGTTATGATGTTTTCATTGCCAGGGATGGAACGGAAGTATTAGAATTTTTAAAAGACATGGTTCCTGATGTTATTTTACTAGATATCATGATGCCTAATCTCGATGGATACAGTACACTTGAAATAATCAAAGAACAGGAAAGGCTAAAAAACACAAAAGTAATCTTCCTGAGTGCCAAAAACAATCCAAAAGATATTGAAAGAGGACTGAAAATGGGTGCTGACGCATATGTTACCAAACCATATTCAATCAAGAAGCTGATGCAGCAGATAGAGGAATTGTTTGAGGTATAA
- a CDS encoding AMP-binding protein, with the protein MNADDLFKRSIEDKENFWKEQAQEISWFEFPGQILSQNENNYTEWYSDGKLNICYLCIDKHVEDGYGDQIAIIYDSPVTDQKITYTFNQAQEEISKFAGGLVSLGLEKGDTAVIYMPMIPQTLFAMLACARIGVIHNVVFGGFAPHELAVRIDDCKPKALITATAGVEIAKRIPYLPLVEKAIELAQDKVDHIIVYNRKLIDNQDEMFDGLIDYEGLIQQSSSVACVPVASTHPLYLLYTSGTTGKPKGIVRDTGGYATALKFSMKYIYGIEPGETYWAASDFGWAVGHSFSVYGPLLNRNTTIVFEGKPIMTPDAGTFWRIISEYKVSAMFTAPTAIRAIKKEDPNGELVKKYDLSNLKKQFLAGERCDVATLDWFNEHIGVPAIDHWWQTESGWPMLGLLTFDDHYKIKRASAGKPIPGYDIKIFDENGFELDPHQEGYLVIKLPLPPGALLGIWKDYERFQSSYLSQYKGYYFSGDGAIQDEDGYFFITGRVDDVINVAGHRLSTSEMEEILSSHPQVAECAVVGIDNELKGQVPFATVVLKNGSTISEEDLEKEIIKMVREKIGAVAFLKNAMVVKRLPKTRSGKILRKLIRTLLDGKEFQVPSTIDDDQIIEEIQEKIVDYRTKFTN; encoded by the coding sequence ATGAATGCAGACGATTTATTTAAAAGAAGTATAGAAGACAAAGAAAATTTCTGGAAAGAACAAGCTCAGGAAATCAGTTGGTTTGAGTTTCCTGGTCAGATTCTTTCACAAAATGAAAACAATTACACTGAATGGTATTCCGATGGAAAACTTAATATTTGTTATTTATGCATAGATAAGCACGTTGAAGATGGCTATGGTGATCAAATTGCCATTATTTATGATTCTCCGGTTACTGATCAGAAGATAACATACACTTTTAACCAGGCACAAGAAGAGATTTCAAAATTTGCAGGTGGTTTGGTTTCTCTGGGATTAGAAAAAGGAGATACAGCGGTAATTTACATGCCGATGATTCCGCAAACCCTTTTTGCCATGTTAGCATGTGCAAGAATCGGAGTCATCCACAATGTTGTTTTCGGTGGTTTTGCGCCTCACGAACTTGCGGTAAGAATAGATGATTGCAAACCAAAAGCTTTGATCACAGCTACTGCAGGAGTTGAGATTGCTAAAAGAATCCCTTATTTACCATTGGTAGAAAAAGCAATTGAATTAGCCCAGGATAAAGTAGATCACATCATCGTTTACAACCGGAAACTAATCGATAACCAGGACGAAATGTTTGATGGATTAATAGATTATGAGGGACTTATTCAGCAATCTTCTTCTGTAGCCTGCGTTCCTGTAGCATCTACACACCCACTCTATTTATTATACACCTCAGGAACTACAGGAAAGCCTAAAGGAATTGTCCGTGACACGGGAGGCTATGCTACCGCTTTGAAATTTTCCATGAAATATATTTATGGAATCGAACCTGGAGAAACTTATTGGGCTGCATCTGATTTTGGATGGGCTGTAGGACACAGCTTCTCTGTTTATGGACCTTTACTGAACCGTAATACCACCATTGTTTTTGAAGGGAAACCTATTATGACTCCAGATGCAGGAACTTTCTGGCGGATCATCTCAGAATATAAAGTTTCTGCAATGTTTACTGCCCCAACTGCTATCAGAGCCATAAAAAAAGAAGATCCTAATGGTGAATTGGTTAAAAAATACGACCTCTCAAATCTCAAAAAACAGTTTCTTGCTGGTGAACGCTGCGATGTTGCTACCTTAGATTGGTTCAATGAGCATATTGGAGTTCCCGCCATCGATCATTGGTGGCAAACAGAATCAGGTTGGCCAATGCTTGGATTACTGACTTTTGATGATCATTATAAGATTAAAAGAGCTTCAGCCGGAAAACCGATCCCCGGATATGATATTAAAATCTTTGACGAAAATGGTTTTGAACTTGATCCACACCAGGAAGGTTATCTGGTTATCAAACTTCCTCTTCCTCCAGGTGCTCTTTTAGGAATCTGGAAAGATTATGAACGCTTTCAAAGTAGTTATTTATCTCAATATAAAGGTTATTATTTTTCAGGAGATGGTGCTATACAGGATGAAGATGGATACTTCTTTATCACAGGAAGAGTGGATGATGTAATCAATGTCGCAGGACACAGGCTTTCTACCTCAGAAATGGAAGAAATTCTTTCTTCACATCCACAGGTTGCAGAATGTGCTGTGGTAGGAATTGATAATGAATTAAAGGGACAGGTACCTTTTGCTACTGTTGTTTTAAAAAATGGGTCTACAATCTCCGAGGAAGATTTAGAAAAAGAAATTATTAAAATGGTTCGTGAGAAAATAGGAGCTGTCGCTTTTTTAAAGAATGCTATGGTTGTGAAACGCTTACCTAAAACCCGTTCAGGAAAAATTTTACGGAAACTCATCAGAACACTTTTAGATGGTAAAGAATTTCAGGTACCATCTACTATAGATGACGATCAGATCATAGAAGAAATACAAGAAAAAATCGTGGATTACAGGACTAAATTCACAAATTAA